In Peromyscus eremicus chromosome 2, PerEre_H2_v1, whole genome shotgun sequence, a single genomic region encodes these proteins:
- the Orc1 gene encoding origin recognition complex subunit 1, with product MPSYLTRQKTRKTFSWVGRPLPDRKQYYQIYKEMCIKINDCSPEIHIKVGQFVLIKGDDNTKPYVAKLIELFEDGSTFPSKKCARVQWFVRFSEIPISKRHLLGRQPAAQEIFWYDYSDCDNQIYVETIIGPVQIVALAPDEVIPMDQKSEETLFVKLSWNKKKFEPLSPEVFAALKKQEDSPKCRKPLEAKIKKRKSPSWNTAEQVVKRIESSHSTSKSCQMPAHPVSPSARKRLELNGFPRKPNMRLSQKILCDSLDSQKNSKRKTAFSETTSPPKRSQPGEIKTSSPLKTLGKNGQTHSFYAKGSMILRAQGPAMMTTKISVERALRPLRSRLSSSAVPTVILTPEYIGRDTKEQEAHKEPTRSSHRVRRRSSLLTLKRIRQQLWLLDDDKSDQEEEEFISSTEVSDSNSEEEDDSISSLPKRNPQRQSRNRRLASKPSLQTPSKTPQKTPNPRTPHHATPQIRGRNLAVQEPASVLEEARLRLHVSAVPDSLPCREQEFQDVYNFVESKLLDGTGGCMYISGVPGTGKTATVHEVIRCLQQAAQTNDVPPFEYVEVNGMKLTEPHQVYVQILQKLTGQKATANHAAELLAKRFCSPGCSQETTVLLVDELDLLWTHKQDVMYNLFDWPTHKGARLVVLAIANTMDLPERIMMNRVSSRLGLTRMSFQPYSHSQLKQILVSRLKHLKAFEDDAIQLVARKVAALSGDARRCLDICRRATEICELSHQHGDSQGMVTVTHLMEAIDEMFSSSYIAAIKNCSLLEQGFLRAIIAEFRRSGLEEATFQQIYSQHVALCRMEGLPYPTMSETMAVCSRLGACRLLLVEPSRNDLLLRVRLNVSQDDVLYALKEE from the exons ATGCCGTCCTATCTCACAAGGCAGAAGACCCGAAAAACTTTCTCATGGGTTGGCAGGCCATTGCCGGATCGAAAACAGTACTACCAAATCTACAA AGAAATGTGTATAAAAATCAATGATTGTTCCCCTGAGATTCACATCAAGGTTGGACAGTTTGTGTTGATTAAAGGCGATGATAATACAAAACCCTATGTTGCTAAACTGATTGAATTATTTGAAGATG GATCTACATTTCCTTCCAAGAAATGTGCTCGAGTGCAGTGGTTTGTCCGATTCTCTGAGATCCCTATCTCTAAAAGGCATTTATTAGGCCGGCAGCCTGCTGCACAGGAGATATTCTGGTATGACTATTCTGACTGTGATAACCAAATTTATGTGGAGACCATCATTGGCCCTGTTCAG ATAGTGGCTTTAGCCCCAGATGAAGTGATCCCTATGGATCAGAAAAGTGAGGAGACACTGTTTGTGAAGCTATCCTGGAATAAAAAGAAGTTCGAACCACTGTCACCAGAAGTGTTTGCAGCATTGAAGAAACAAGAAGATAGCCCCAAGTGCCGCAAACCTTTAGAAGCCaagattaagaaaagaaaaagcccttCTTGGAACACAGCAGAACAAGTGGTCAAAAGGATTGAATCAAGTCACTCTACCTCTAAATCTTGCCAGATGCCTGCTCATCCTGTCTCCCCCAGTGCTAGGAAACGGCTAGAACTCAATG GCTTTCCCAGGAAGCCTAACATGAGGCTATCACAGAAGATCTTGTGTGACTCCTTGGATTCTCAAAAAAATTCTAAACGAAAAACAGCCTTCTCTGAAACAACCTCACCGCCTAAAAGATCTCAGCCTGGTGAAATCAAGACCTCTTCACCTTTGAAAACTCTAGGAAAAAATGGACAGACTCATTCCTTTTATGCCAAAGGTAGCATGATTCTTAGAGCCCAAGGCCCAGCTATGATGACCACAAAGATTAGTGTGGAGAGGGCACTCAGGCCTCTCAGGAGCAGGTTGAGTTCTTCAGCGGTGCCTACTGTGATTCTGACACCAGAGTACATTGGGAG GGACACAAAGGAACAAGAAGCTCACAAAGAACCCACCCGTAGTTCCCATCGTGTACGTAGAAGGAGTTCTCTCTTGACTCTAAAACGGATTAGGCAACAGCTTTG GCTTCTAGATGATGATAAAAGTGACCAAGAAGAGGAAGAGTTCATATCCTCAACAGAGGTGTCAGACTCCAATAGTGAGGAGGAAGATGATTCTATTTCCTCCCTTCCAAAGAGAAATCCCCAACGGCAGTCCAGGAACCGGAGGTTGGCCTCAAAGCCATCATTGCAGACCCCCTCCAAGACACCACAGAAAACT CCTAATCCTCGAACACCTCATCATGCCACTCCTCAGATTCGAGGCAGGAACCTCGCTGTCCAGGAACCGGCTAGCGTGCTTGAAGAAGCTCGGCTGAG GCTGCATGTTTCTGCTGTGCCTGACTCTCTTCCCTGTCGAGAACAGGAGTTCCAAGATGTCTACAACTTTGTGGAAAGCAAACTTCTTgatgggactggagg GTGTATGTACATTTCTGGGGTTCCTGGGACAGGGAAGACGGCCACCGTACATGAGGTCATACGCTGTCTGCAGCAGGCAGCCCAAACAAATGATGTTCCTCCTTTTGAGTATGTTGAGGTCAATGGCATGAAGCTGACAGAGCCTCACCAAGTCTATGTGCAGATTTTACAG AAGCTGACGGGCCAGAAGGCCACAGCTAACCATGCAGCAGAACTGCTGGCGAAGCGATTCTGCAGCCCAGGGTGCTCGCAGGAAACCACGGTGCTGCTTGTGGATGAG CTCGACCTTCTTTGGACTCACAAACAAGATGTCATGTACAACCTCTTTGATTGGCCTACTCACAAGGGAGCCCGGCTGGTGGTCCTGGCCATTGCCAACACCATGGACCTGCCAGAGAGGATCATGATGAACCGCGTGTCTAGCCGACTG GGTCTCACCAGGATGTCCTTCCAGCCCTACTCTCACAGCCAACTGAAACAGATCCTAGTGTCCCGACTCAAGCATTTAAAGGCCTTTGAGGATGATGCCATCCAGTTGGTAGCCAGAAAG GTAGCAGCCCTCTCTGGAGATGCCCGGCGCTGCCTAGACATCTGCAGGCGCGCCACTGAGATCTGCGAGCTTTCCCATCAGCATGGTGACTCTCAGGGCATGGTGACTGTGACACACTTAATGGAGGCTATAGATGAAATGTTCTCCTCATCCTACATCGCCGCCATCAA GAACTGTTCCCTCCTGGAACAGGGCTTCCTGAGAGCCATTATTGCAGAATTTCGTCGATCTGGACTAGAGGAAGCAACATTTCAACAG ATATACAGTCAGCATGTGGCTCTGTGCAGGATGGAGGGACTGCCTTACCCTACCATGTCAGAGACCATGGCTGTGTGCTCACGCCTGGGTGCTTGCCGCCTTCTCCTGGTGGAGCCCAGCAGGAATGACCTACTCCTTCGAGTGAGGCTAAATGTGAGCCAGGATGATGTGCTGTATGCTCTGAAAGAAGAGTAA